From one Salvelinus alpinus chromosome 14, SLU_Salpinus.1, whole genome shotgun sequence genomic stretch:
- the LOC139538179 gene encoding death-inducer obliterator 1-like — ESMAPQRVWGPESMGPESMGPESMGPESMGPREYGAQRVWGPESMAPQRVWGPESMGPESMGPESMGPREYGAQRVWAPREYGAREYGAQRVWGPESMGPREYGGQRVWGPESMAPQRVWGPESMGPESMGPESMGPREYGAQRVWGPESMGPRDMAPQRVWGPESMGPREYGAQRVWGPESMAPQRVWGPESMAPQRVWGPESMAPQRVWGPESM; from the exons gagagtatggccccccagagagtatggggcccagagagtatggggccagagagtatgggcccagagagtatggggccagagagtatggggcccagagagtatggggcccagagagtatggggcccagagagtatggccccccagagagtatggggcccagagagtatggggccagagagtatggggccagagagtatggggcccagagagtatggggcccagagagtatgggcccccagagagtatggggccagagagtatggggcccagagagtatggggcccagagagtatggggcccagagagtatgggggccagagagtatgggggccagagagtatggccccccagagagtatggggcccagagagtatggggccagagagtatggggccagagagtatggggcccagagagtatggggcccagagagtatggggcccagagagtatggggcccagaga TATGGCcccccagagagtatggggcccagagagtatggggcccagagagtatggggcccagagagtatggggcccagagagtatggccccccagagagtatgggggccagagagtatggccccccagagagtatgggggccagagagtatggccccccagagagtatgggggccagagagtatg